From Theileria annulata chromosome 1, complete sequence, *** SEQUENCING IN PROGRESS ***, one genomic window encodes:
- a CDS encoding uncharacterized protein (Contains possible TPR repeat domains), which produces MECIIRELELLLLDPCNDLNGSRIDKIKQLSENNVVDKLSKIIELVLSVKNVDLYSSIILLEELFEKPILINDNISLWDKSNYFNYISQNFTEFLENSNDFDDFQLNSFILLCTIVLCINVVIRANWIGPKFSLQTSQKTLSNKFKNHIERAESSNTLDENDNELNLKTVITWENLNLIKNLDDNNNEKCYLLGAFYEDLSEKVVLKSPELSLTDLELDEKSKEFLKQMINEFVIDGETIYEGTLGLQYLFNYQNTSNVNTNTDVISSENTEDSINNVKIEMKSKEIWRSRIGYIYQLMIEDSGLILCPKLYHCSIINFLHYLRLSNVLEEYDVYNIDVNDGSDSILKSVLMRKPDLGMEFDDYFKSLLLIELLQRLPIYNLNRLYKPVSENLTKYLNFSFEFTGKLGVRRKFQSFSIPQLVLSYSKPFPTNSSPNQKLKCDPNLLDENLENPQEPKDEITVGLNEINEENDIYETPRFDEDEKTEELSDLEQLFLLSKGLNILSTTSKHDQLSLQFLNTISNTILQQSKKRRLIMLMSLWLRCKTEYNRTKTIERATIQLNNILNAYYVTTMQSTIHNLSYMVICTVDDGNRNEYFFQMSYPAIWNIKREIGKYMFMIGSITTACNMYKELHMWEDVIKCLVLTQQKQQANELINERIKIMATPSLYCYLGDISNDIQHYHTAWEMSNERCGRAVRSIGVKYYNSGDFEKALEFLEKSIQLNPMNENVQFIVGCCYLKLLKFENAITPFSRVVSINPDNSDAWANISSAHFKVSLFAMKNYQSGKIAITQALKSNSTRWQFWDILLRISANLNDVKCACNCIQTLINLGMKDKVEVWAVKYLVDSSINELNSQVVDETLKLITSNITESAGVWSEYSRYLSNKEDYVGALESKFKQYRKVEQNIQINLNNPKNELNGSNEQFNELELELFEVLKSMVELANKVDEDDYKKKCESVKKLVDKNNKMALSLYESKASDFAGVDPLSRIFILNIPTHVDNLHRNYIVMSMYIVGRIEEVYNVVGSAETKI; this is translated from the exons ATGGAATGTATAATAAGGGAATTAGAATTGTTATTGTTGGATCCTTGTAATGATTTGAATGGTTCCagaattgataaaattaagcAACTTTCAGAAAATAATGtagttgataaattaagtaAGATTATTGAACTGGTGTTGTCGGTAAAAAATGTAGATTTATATTCtagtataatattactggaagaattatttgaaaagCCCATTCttataaatgataatataaGTTTGTGGGATAAAAGTAACTATTTCAACTATATAAGCCAGAACTTTACCGAATTTCTTGAAAATTCCAATGATTTTGACGATTTCCAACTCAActcttttattttattatgtACCATAGTTTTGTGTATTAATGTAGTTATTAGGGCTAATTGGATAGGCCCTAAATTCTCTCTACAAACCAGCCAAAAAACTCTTTCAAATAAGTTCAAAAATCACATTGAACGGGCTGAATCTTCTAATACATTAgatgaaaatgataatgaGCTGAACTTGAAAACTGTAATTACTTGGGaaaatctaaatttaataaaaaatttggaTGATAACAACAATGAGAAGTGCTATTTATTAGGAGCTTTTTATGAGGATTTGTCTGAGAAGGTCGTTTTAAAATCACCCGAACTCTCATTAACAGACTTAGAATTGGATGAAAAGAGTAAAGAGTTTCTCAAACAAATGataaatgaatttgtaATTGATGGAGAAACAATTTATGAAGGCACTTTAGGCCTACAATATCT TtttaattatcaaaatacGTCTAATGTCAATACCAACACTGATGTAATCAGCTCTGAGAATACTGAAGActcaattaataatgttaagATTGAGATGAAGAGTAAGGAGATATGGAGAAGTAGAATTGGATATATATACCAATTAATGATTGAAGATTCAGGATTGATATTATGTCCAAAACTTTATCATTGTTCAATTATTAACTTTTTACACTATCTAAGACTTTCAAAT GTGTTGGAAGAATACgatgtgtataatattgatgTGAATGATGGATCTGATAGTATTTTGAAAAGTGTGTTAATGAGAAAACCTGATTTGGGAATGGAATTTGatgattattttaaatccttattattaattgagCTCTTGCAGAGGTTAccaatttataatttgaataGGCTTTACAAACCAGTATCGGAAAACTTAACCAAGTATCTCAATTTCAGTTTCGAATTCACTGGAAAACTTGGCGTTCGACGTAAATTTCAATCATTTTCAATACCACAACTAGTTCTTTCATATTCTAAACCCTTTCCTACAAATTCTAGTCCCAACCAAAAATTGAAATGTGACCCTAATTTGTTGGAtgaaaatttggaaaatcCACAAGAACCTAAAGATGAGATAACTGTTGGATTGAATGAGATAAATGAGGAGAATGATATATATGAGACCCCAAGATTCgatgaagatgaaaagACTGAAGAGTTGAGTGACTTGGAACAGTTATTCTTACTTTCGAAAGGTTTAAACATACTGTCAACTACTTCAAAACATGATCAACTTTCACTACAATTCCTAAACACCATTTCAAACACTATTCTACAAC AGAGTAAGAAGAGGAGATTGATAATGTTAATGAGTTTATGGTTAAGATGTAAGACAGAGTATAACAGGACTAAAACTATTGAAAGAGCTAcaatacaattaaataatatccTAAATGCTTATTATG taaCTACTATGCAATCAACTATACACAATCTCAGTTATATGGTAATATGTACTGTAGATGATGGTAATAGAAATGAgtattttttccaaatgTCGTACCCAGCAATTTGGAACATTAAACGTGAAATAG gCAAATATATGTTCATGATTGGATCAATAACAACG GCCTGTAATATGTACAAGGAGTTACACATGTGGGAAGATGTTATTAAATGCCTAGTATTAACACAACAAAAACAACAAGCCAATGAACtg ATTAATgaaagaattaaaataatggCAACACCTTCATTATATTGTTATCTTGGCGATATTTCAAATGATATACAACATTATCACACAGCATG GGAAATGAGTAACGAAAGATGTGGTAGAGCAGTAAGGTCAATAGgagttaaatattataattcgGGCGATTTTGAGAAGGCTCTGGAGTTTTTGGAGAAGTCAATACAGCTGAACCCGATGAATGAGAATGTCCAGTTCATAGTGGGATGCTGCTACCTGAAGCTTTTGAAATTTGAGAATGCAATTACACCATTTTCACGAGTCGTTTCAATCAACCCAGATAACTCTGATGCCTGGGCTAATATCTCCTCAGCACATTTTAAGGTCTCTTTGTTTGCA ATGAAGAATTACCAGAGCGGAAAGATAGCAATAACTCAGGCCTTAAAGAGTAATAGCACTCGGTGGCAGTTCTGGGATATTCTGCTCAGAATCTCAGCTAAC TTAAATGATGTCAAATGTGCCTGTAATTGCATACAAACACTAATTAACCTAGGAATG AAGGATAAGGTTGAGGTGTGGGCAGTGAAGTATTTGGTGGATTCATCTATCAATGAGTTGAATTCGCAGGTGGTTGACGAGACCTTGAAACTGATTACAAGTAATATAACTGAGAGTGCCGGAGTCTGGTCAGAGTACTCTAGATACCTGAGTAACAAGGAAGATTATGTCGGAGCATTGGAATCGAAATTTAAGCAATACAGAAAGGTGGAACAAAATATCCaaataaacttaaataaTCCTAAGAATGAGTTAAATGGGTCGAATGAACAGTTTAACGAGTTGGAATTAGAGTTGTTTGAAGTCCTGAAATCAATGGTAGAGTTAGCGAATAAAGTCGATGAAGATGATTACAAGAAAAAG TGTGAATCAGtgaaaaaattagttgataaaaataacaaaatgGCATTGAGTTTGTACGAGAGTAAAGCGTCAGATTTCGCTGGAGTGGATCCGTTGTCAagaattttcattttaaatataccGACACATGTTGATAAC ttgcatagaaattatatagttatgAGTATGTATATTGTAGGTAGAATAGAGGAAGTTTATAATGTGGTAGGAAGTGCTGAAACAAAGATTTGA
- a CDS encoding ribosomal protein s15, mitochondrial precursor, putative, with translation MFSIKNGINLNYLKIAKLYISNVKVFRIKGLPFEKVKAPKTEWYKRAESEFLSERAQIPTGYVGRWNELDLANLDERVRKILSLRCANGREIRRARTFILMKHLQKEPFDTGSLSVQRCVCEKILNLRSHLIRNPRDNCRKRAMAILLSRRHKLMKKLYQEDFKLYQHTCQLLKIKCVLFSTPDSRNRSKAISLIGVDGDRCKFLIRQKLWWGRFRPRPIKLPSGKKIAYTRHPITQPPVDHNFNNDNVVAKSNLDVLSTRWPYGVDKKRVVGKYIIHNPTACGSEFIHIPSSQNSSRRFGQLHYL, from the exons ATGTTTAGTATAAAGAAtggaataaatttgaattatttgaaaattgctaaattatatatatcaaatGTGAAGGTGTTTAGAATTAAGGGTTTACCCTTTGAGAAGGTGAAGGCTCCAAAGACTGAGTGGTACAAACGCGCCGAGTCTGAATTTCTCTCTGAAAGAGCTCAGATTCCAACTGGTTATGTTGGTAGGTGGAACGAGTTAGACCTTGCAAACCTTGACGAAAGGGTTAGGAAAATCCTAAGTTTACGATGTGCAAATGGAAGAGAAATTAGAAGAGCAAGGACATTTATTCTTATGAAACATTTACAAAAGGAACCATTTGATACTGGATCATTAAGTGTACAAC GATGTGTTTGTGAGAAGATACTGAATTTAAGGAGCCATTTGATAAGAAACCCGAGGGATAATTGCCGAAAAAGAGCAATGGCAATTCTTCTAAGCCGTAGACACAAACTTATGAAAAAGTTGTATCAAGAAGATTTTAAACTCTATCAACACACATGTCAATTATTAA aaatcAAATGTGTTCTATTCTCGACTCCCGATTCAAGAAATCGTTCCAAA GCTATAAGTTTAATTGGAGTGGATGGAGATAGATGTAAGTTTCTAATACGTCAAAAGCTTTGGTGGG GGAGGTTTAGACCCAGACCCATTAAATTACCATCAGGAAAGAAAATCGCATATACAAGACATCCAATTACACAACCACCAGTAGACCATAATT ttaataatgataatgtAGTGGCAAAAAGTAATTTGGATGTGTTGAGTACGAGGTGGCCTTATGGAGTAGATAAGAAAAGAGTAGTTGGGaagtatataatacataatCCAACAGCTTGCGGTTCAG AGTTTATTCACATCCCAAGTTCTCAAAATTCCTCCAGAAGGTTCGGTCAACTCCactatttataa
- a CDS encoding ribosomal protein l6, putative, with translation MYLVSVSVKSRKVTVKGKYGELSRSFTHLPIDLSLSKDKKSVVVRLWFGSRSKIAALRTCLSHIENMMTGVSRKYQYKMRLVHAHFPINSNVSDDGKVVEIRNFLGEKKVRVVRVLPGVNVRKSEAVKDELVLTGVDVESVSRSAALIHQSSLVRKKDIRQFLDGIYVSEKGNVDEA, from the coding sequence atgtatttaGTGAGTGTTTCTGTGAAATCGAGGAAAGTTACAGTAAAGGGAAAATATGGCGAATTATCAAGAAGTTTTACTCATTTACCAATAGATTTATCATTGTCTAAGGATAAAAAGTCAGTGGTGGTGAGACTCTGGTTTGGCTCAAGAAGTAAAATCGCCGCACTTAGGACATGTCTGTCACATATCGAGAACATGATGACAGGCGTTAGTAGGAAGTACCAATACAAGATGAGACTTGTTCACGCCCATTTCCCCATAAACTCAAACGTTAGCGATGACGGAAAGGTCGTTGAGATTAGGAACTTCTTGGGTGAAAAGAAGGTCAGAGTTGTGAGAGTCCTCCCCGGAGTTAACGTCAGAAAGTCAGAAGCCGTCAAAGATGAACTGGTCTTGACTGGAGTTGATGTCGAGTCAGTCTCACGTTCAGCAGCTTTAATACATCAGTCATCACTGGTCAGGAAAAAGGATATTAGACAATTCCTTGATGGCATTTACGTTAGTGAAAAGGGAAACGTTGATGAAGCTTAA
- a CDS encoding uncharacterized protein (Part similarity to Plasmodium yoelii (SWALL:EAA20932) and Plasmodium falciparum (SWALL:Q8IE86) hypothetical proteins; Contains a putative signal peptide;~Signal peptide predicted for TA20855 by SignalP 2.0 HMM (Signal peptide probability 0.935, signal anchor probability 0.000) with cleavage site probability 0.688 between residues 22 and 23;~GPI-Anchor Signal predicted for TA20855 by DGPI v2.04, no cleavage site predicted) yields the protein MLGCVKLMLFLLINTFCEFVYTFDVNDYSNKLYREISKNFSIQQKSHIDKQFQLNPKYVKRVELVLREKYGEKEVNYFRQMLNDYYHKDKEDVKIFDDSLQIISMILINLMITRSVLHSGNFCNNSFYRSPPVFIETGDDLETARIIIRLIKREFEKFENVKNECIVPNLGRFSQIRSLARDLPVPTRTDTPCSTQASCDKLAMLMNLCSYIRSGVGFAYDIYATMIHVLGNMLSVLCGCIFVGPAHVCLLKNFPVSPLRCLVHRTVVQWPSPNPQKGFYLDISILIIQLFTPSLGT from the exons ATGTTAGGTTGTGTAAAGTTGATGTTGTTTTTGTTAATTAACACATTTTGTGAATTCGTATACACATTTGATGTAAATGACTACTCCaataaattgtatagaGAAATTAGCAAAAACTTCTCAATTCAACAGAAATCGCACATCGATAAACAATTCCAATTAAATCCCAAAT ATGTGAAAAGAGTAGAACTGGTATTACGTGAGAAATATGGCG aGAAAGAAGTTAACTATTTTAG aCAAATGCTAAATGATTACTATCACAA GGATAAAGAGGATGTAAAGATTTTTGATGATTCATTacag ATTATTTcaatgattttaataaacttgATGATTACCAGGTCTGTGTTGCACTCAGGCAATTTCTGTAATAACTCATTCTATCGATCCCCTCCTGTGTTCATA GAGACTGGAGATGATTTGGAAACAGCTCGTATAATAATAAGACTAATAAAGAGAGAATTTGAAAAG TTTGAGAATGTGAAAAATGAGTGCATAGTTCCTAATTTGGGAAGGTTTTCTCAGATCAGGAGCTTGGCAAGGGATTTGCCTGTTCCCACACGTACTGATACACCCTGTAGTACTCAGGCATCATGTGATAAACTTGCCATGTTAATGAACCTCTGCTCATATATTAGGTCAGGAGTCGGATTCGCTTATGATATTTATGCTACAATGATTCACGTGTTAGGGAACATGTTATCTGTTCTATGTGGTTGTATTTTTGTTGGTCCAGCACATGTTTGTCTATTGAAGAATTTTCCTGTAtctccgttacggtgtctggTCCACCGGACAGTAGTCCAATGGCCATCCCCTAACCCCCAAAAGGGCTTCTATTTAGATATATCAATACTAattatacagttatttaCTCCCTCCTTAGGTACTTAA
- a CDS encoding uncharacterized protein (Signal peptide predicted for TA20870 by SignalP 2.0 HMM (Signal peptide probability 1.000, signal anchor probability 0.000) with cleavage site probability 0.895 between residues 22 and 23), whose amino-acid sequence MFLIVKLLLLLWLFATRPPVHSVTLELTHLDNDSSSTKLSYFVSSTMSIFDVKDDQEVDMVTFDGFKVWNCTDGAEKLQSAKVIYNEFGARFVLLTTKQKYSKLELYCYLNTLNGWVLLNSVNPFNISLLETDTKSDDTKDTVGNNDSTVVPGTSGTSTTSDTNTSDSTSSDDVGEVRVDLANVPEPPLCRRCSYVVDGILYSIHYFHSGNNYNKLFYEGKMFYQVPKGKQLAGSCTYMRNSQPIFIDLLLSKPEKSNFVYFERTESGFAKISREEFKEKLQKYKTVPTTVDLSKSYSKTYTTNNSTRFNRTRGEGISKVDCMLYTPNDGYVIRKVVDGELSVVESENDILEVRYYNLGGQKLLSMIFQEGPNFQYKYYTYFGDLGKWSPSSEYFYYKLIDEYVKSEGKYSIDLKNTLSSKYLLVQKDSFLHQLNFLPNSSSLVNAVYDHGRLIWTARKPNETCIFVWYQFQYNLLYLVSKIDGEHANYYYQKNGHSWTYIAHEEFRRRFSFIFSTNDVLDLKNNLVGFDVKENGNAFTVQPKHFHLIGKVTYGTSVVWSSSSSLKCYSAKIIYDTNATNVYLYLKDYEGNSYTKLYKTLDNDLTKLELSYSETGNLEEVGTLPTSETKVEKSENADEKLDKNKESDTVTVIPKGVDPEEVFDTVENVVDTAKVDTVVDTVDKVDTSDKVDTPKVDKVDSAVDTADTAEKLNTDTPVTEDSVKTSDEKVVEKQESNSNADQNKYQEVVVTALNTFNNVYNPETSDKPEETARHLGVDPEESLVETDTTHKEAVEKEKSDKKADVEEKELVKEVDEYLGGMLDIQKMKSTKFGDFVDARNHGLNYLLFTPRPGYPVRYLRDGFETIWKSHSKECVALSVFLKDGAPFMLELFVKCSVEVSRHFFQLKHNRWQPIRSHEYDILTNSL is encoded by the coding sequence ATGTTTCTTATAGTAAAGTTATTGCTACTATTGTGGCTCTTTGCCACTCGACCCCCAGTACACTCAGTAACACTTGAGTTGACTCATTTAGACAATGACAGCTCAAGCACCAAGTTATCATACTTCGTTTCGTCTACCATGTCGATATTTGACGTGAAGGATGATCAGGAGGTGGATATGGTTACATTTGACGGTTTTAAAGTTTGGAACTGTACAGATGGTGCTGAAAAACTACAAAGCGCCAAGGTAAtttataatgaatttggaGCTAGGTTCGTCTTACTAACCACCAAGCAAAAGTATAGCAAATTAGAGTTATATTGTTATCTAAATACCCTTAATGGATGGGTTTTGTTAAATTCTGTAAACCCATTCAACATATCATTACTAGAAACTGACACTAAATCTGATGATACAAAGGATACTGTAGGTAATAATGATAGTACAGTTGTACCTGGTACTAGTGGTACTAGTACCACTTCCGACACCAATACTAGTGATAGTACAAGTAGTGATGATGTTGGAGAAGTTAGGGTTGATTTGGCTAATGTACCAGAACCACCATTGTGCCGTAGATGCTCATATGTAGTGGATGGgatattatattcaataCATTATTTCCATAGTGGTAACAATTACAATAAGCTGTTTTATGAGGGGAAAATGTTCTATCAAGTGCCGAAAGGGAAACAACTTGCAGGATCATGCACATACATGAGGAACTCGCAGCCAATATTCATCGATTTGCTTTTGTCGAAACCAGAAAAGTCAAATTTCGTCTACTTTGAACGTACGGAATCGGGATTTGCAAAGATTTCGAGAGAAgaatttaaagaaaaattGCAAAAGTATAAGACAGTACCAACGACAGTAGATTTGTCCAAATCCTACTCGAAAACATATACAACAAATAATTCGACCAGATTTAATAGAACTAGAGGAGAAGGAATAAGTAAGGTGGATTGCATGCTGTATACACCAAATGATGGATATGTGATAAGAAAAGTAGTAGACGGAGAATTATCGGTTGTAGAGAGTGAAAATGACATTTTAGAAGTAAGATATTATAATTTGGGAGGTCAGAAGTTGTTAAGTATGATATTCCAAGAGGGACCAAATTTCcagtataaatattatacatactTTGGAGATTTGGGTAAATGGTCACCCTCATCAGAATACTTTTACTACAAGCTAATTGACGAATACGTCAAAAGTGAAGGTAAATATTCAATAGACTTGAAGAACACACTTAGCAGCAAATACTTATTGGTTCAGAAAGACAGCTTTTTACACCAATTGAATTTCCTTCCAAATTCAAGCTCGTTGGTTAACGCCGTTTATGATCATGGCAGGCTAATATGGACAGCTAGGAAGCCCAATGAAACTTGCATCTTTGTTTGGTACCAGTTCCAGTACAATTTGCTGTACTTGGTTTCAAAGATTGATGGCGAGCATGCgaattattattaccaaAAAAATGGCCACTCCTGGACCTACATTGCTCATGAGGAGTTTAGACGTCGTTTCTCCTTCATCTTCTCCACCAACGATGTTTTAGATTTGAAGAATAACTTGGTTGGATTTGATGTTAAGGAGAACGGTAACGCCTTTACAGTTCAACCAAAACACTTCCACCTCATTGGCAAAGTTACTTACGGCACTTCAGTGGTTTGGAGTTCTTCCTCTAGCTTGAAATGCTACTCTGCCAAGATCATATACGACACTAACGCAACCAATGTTTATCTGTACTTGAAGGACTACGAGGGCAATTCTTACACCAAGCTTTATAAAACTCTAGACAACGACTTAACCAAGTTGGAATTATCATATTCTGAAACTGGTAACCTTGAGGAAGTTGGTACCCTACCAACTAGCGAAACTAAAGTTGAAAAATCGGAGAATGCAGatgaaaaattagataaaaataaagaatcAGATACAGTCACTGTTATACCAAAGGGTGTTGACCCAGAGGAAGTATTTGATACTGTTGAGAATGTTGTTGATACAGCTAAAGTAGATACAGTAGTTGATACAGTTGATAAAGTTGATACATCTGATAAGGTTGATACACCTAAAGTAGATAAAGTAGATTCAGCTGTTGATACAGCTGATACAGCTGAAAAATTGAATACAGATACCCCAGTTACTGAAGATTCAGTAAAGACTAGTGATGAAAAAGTTGTGGAAAAACAAGaatcaaattcaaatgCTGACCAGAATAAGTACCAAGAAGTGGTTGTTACAGCATTGAATACTTTCAATAATGTTTATAATCCAGAAACTTCTGATAAGCCAGAGGAAACTGCTAGGCATTTGGGTGTTGACCCAGAGGAAAGCTTAGTTGAGACCGATACAACACACAAAGAAGCTGTTGAAAAAGAGAAATCAGACAAAAAAGCTGATGTAGAAGAAAAAGAGTTAGTGAAGGAAGTTGATGAGTATTTGGGAGGAATGTTGGATATACAAAAAATGAAGAGTACCAAATTTGGAGACTTTGTAGATGCCAGAAATCATGGCTTAAACTACCTGTTATTCACACCACGTCCAGGGTACCCAGTCAGATATTTGAGAGATGGATTTGAAACTATATGGAAGTCCCACAGTAAAGAGTGCGTAGCACTCTCAGTCTTCCTGAAGGACGGAGCGCCATTCATGCTCGAGCTCTTCGTCAAGTGTAGTGTGGAAGTCTCTAGACACTTCTTCCAACTCAAACACAATCGCTGGCAACCAATCAGATCACACGAATACGACATATTGACAAATTCACTCTAA